GAGCGCGTGGGCACGGCGTCCTCTTGCCGCTGCCGTCGTCGGGTGAGCGGATGAGGCATTTCAGGACGACGTCCACGCCGGTGACGCGGTGGCGCGCCTTGACGACGACGCCAAAGCCGCCCTTCCCGAGCACGCGAGTCAGCTTCGTCTCTTGCGGGAGCCGGCGGCGTGGTCGTCGATCATGGCGCCAATGGCGGCTTCGGCAGCGGCGACTCGCGAGACGGTGGCCATGGGGTGGCCGTGAATGTACAGGGCAAGTTTTCGTGGAGCGCGTTTGCCGCTGTTCAATCGGATTCCGGCCGACTGGAGTGAAACGCGCTTCCGAATTCGATCGGGAGCACCGAGTGGAGTACGGTCACCGCCTCGCCGGGAGATATAAGCTCCATTGGGGGCCTCGTGGTAGGTATTCCCAATTTCCCCATCCAATCCTCCCCACTCCCCCATCCAATCCAAAATCGATCACCGGAGCTCGCGGaaaagccgccgccgccatggccgcgcAGATGCTCCGCCGGTGGAACAGCTTCTACGGCGCCTTCGACCCCTTGGACGCCGCCATCGAGGCCGCCGACCCAGACCAATTTTCCCGCCACGTGTTCCAGCGCGCGAGGGGGGACCTGCTGGTAGGGCTCTGCAACGCCGCCGACGAGGACCAGGCGGAGCGTATCTGCGGGATTCTCGACGACCTCATGGCAGAGTCTCTCGAGACGCTCAGGGTGGTCCCATCAACTCCGGGGGTGCCCATCCCCACGAAACTCGCCGAGTCTGTGCGCGCGCTGCGGGAGCACGACTCGGAGCGCGTCCGCCTCCTCGCGCGCGGCATCGTGAGCGGGTGGGAGGCCTCCGTCCAGGAGGACGTCGCCGAGGTCACAGCAGCCATGCCCATGAAGAAGAAGGTGGAGAACGTGCCGCAGCCCAAGGCGACCGTcggccagcagcagcagcagcagcagcgtggCTCCGCCGACCCTGACGCGGAGACGAAGCGACCTCCCAAGATCGTCAGCGAGCCGTTGCCCAAGAAGATGGCTGAAATCATCAAAAAGGCATCCGATCCTGCCGCCGGCTTCGTCGACGGTGACCGTGCCCGGCTCTGCTCGGAGGAGAAGATGGAAGCCGCGAAGCGCAAGCTCCGCCAAGGTTACCAGGAAGCAGCGGGCGCCAAACGGAGGCGCAAGACGCAGTTGGTGCAGGCGCCCAAGATGATGCAGCCAATCAGGAGGTGCACCAGCTCCATGGTCAAGAAGACCTTCGCGGTCAGGACGCAGCTTCACGTGTGTAGCTCTGGTCAAGAAGACAGTTGATCCAGAACCAGTTCTGGTCACTTTTTAGGTCACTTTTATGTATATCTTTCTTTCTCGAAGACTCGAAATGGCATACTGTAGTTGTAAGTAGCACTACTGCAATGCAGTTGCTCGTAGCTCGAAAGCATGTTCTGTACGTGATCGAAAGAAGTTGATGAATTCAAAGCGAGATTTAGTGTTAAAAATCTGCTGAAATCTGCAAAGAACTGAAAGAAATTGATCCTCGTATTGGGAAAGGTGTGTTTGGGTCGAATTTTATAATTCTGAACGCACCTAAGCAATCAACAAATCTCCCCTTTTGCAATTTTGAGTTTCTCATGTTCTGAATTTTATAATTTTGAGTTCAGACTTGCAGAGGCCGGGGTCTGGGTTCTTCCTCTTTTTCGAAAAAAATGTTCAGACTTGCAGTCCAAGTTGCAATTGGAATTCAACCAAAATTGACAAAATTCTCTTCTTGCTGTTTCTTGATATAAAACTACATATGTACGACATAACCGTGGTATACATTCAGAAAAAGATGAATCTTTTCTGAGGTTTGCAAGTTGGATTGTGCTCAACACCGATTGCATACAAAGCAGGACATGCGTATATCAGCTCGTGCCATCTTTCATGTAGAAGTAATATTTACAGTTCTCACAAAAAAGGTAATATTTACAGGTGTACATGATTCCCCATTTATACATGGCGTGGCGAGAAAGTTCGCATTCCAACCCCTGATTCAGTATTTCGGTTCATATCCGCAGAACAAGAGAGCAGTCATCACACTCCATGGTCGCCACTGATAAACAAGGGCACAGACCCCCACGCACCTCTGTCCATCCTTTCTATCACCAAACGGCCCGCAATACCTGAACTTCAAACTAGAGACGCGGTGTCCCACCATAATGTTGAGTGATGGAGTCCTATAAAAGGACCAAACAGTTACTGGGATGGGCTTTCACTCGATCAGTTTGACAAGTTTGTGGACAAAAATGTGCAGAATCTGAATTGCCGAGTTGATGCGTCTACTTGCATCCAACTTGCAAATTTGTGTGCATGCAGCACAAATTACTCATATTTCAAAATGTAGTGGACCTTTAAAGCTTAAATAGAAACAACTAAAAACTTTATAATCAGAACGAAGATGGAAGGTGGACAACTGTCTGGTTCCATCTAAAAACTAAGGTAGTTTATTCCTCATGTTTGTGAAAGTCAAAAGTGATAAAGCAAAGGACCAGAAGCCAGCCATAACAAATACAGTGGTAAATCCTAACAATGTCGTCCACAACCAAAATGATGATAATTGAACATGTAAATTTTACCTGCAGTAAGGAATAATGCTATTGTGCAATTCCAGAAAAAGCTCAGATGCTGACAAGAACCTACAATGGAAAAGTTCAGTGGTTAAGAATAAGAACCTGGTTTCATGAATAACCTTCCTCATCGTGAGGGAGACTAACTACTACATTTATACCGATCCATGTTCACTAAGTATGCACATCTTGGTTTGCAACAATTTCCCAACAAATTCACATCTAATAATGGTTAAATGACTGCATGATTTACCCGTTTTTTCTCGAACAGTACACTTTACCTTTTCAAAAGAAGGAAACATTTGTACAGCTCTTCAATATCAGAATCAACTTTCAGGTGTATATACTCTGTAAGAAGAACAGAGAGTCGGGAGAGTGTGTCGTTCCATTCTTCGCTACCTGAGGTAGGACACAGAGGGAGGAGGGAAGCAACATGCTCTAAAATTGAAGATAGAGGTTGACTGGAGATAGAATTTGCGTGTTGCTCTGCAATGGCATTCAATAGTAGGGAACTGCTAACTCTGAACTGTTTGGCCCATTTCTGAGAACTTCCTGGCAGAACACAAATCACTGGATTCTTTGGATCATCAGTTCCTCCATTCTTCAGAGATTTATTTTCAGTAACGTTTGAAGTGCGGCATGTAGGGTCTATTGGCCTATGTGATGGAAGCACATTGAACAAATCAGCCTTGACATCCTCCGGTAATTCCTGCAAAACTGTGAAGTCTGCCTGGCTTAGAGAATTAGGCATGAAATCAAGCCGTGTGACACTCTCTGTATCAATCAATTCATTGGCTCTTGAGCACGAAGCATGGGCAGTTTGAACCTCCTGGTCTGATGCCCCCTATGGGAGTAATGGCAACAATTAGGATACTTGAGGAATGGTTCAAAATAGGAATGACAAAGTAGCAGATTTGACTAGTGCTTCCACTCTGTTTCCAATTTTATGTTTACTGATCATCACCTTAATATTATTCCGTTTCTCCAAATGCATGGAGTCAGTGCGCTCTCCTTATTGGTGCAACCTTGCATTACAAACAGGTATGGAGTTCTGGTTAACGGCAGGTAAAACACGAGATTttgaattgctttccttgccttcATCGCCCTTTATCGTGCCCAGAAAACCATGCAATTCTCCCTTATACATGTCATTCATTTCAGATATTATCTCTGGAGGAAGGTTCTTGAGGACCTCCAAATCAAGTTCAGATAATGGTGGCAACTCAGCGGCATGAACTCTGGTAAACCTACCACTTGTAAGCTTCACCTTTGACGAGTGGGATGCAACACCTGTAAGTGATGGTCTGGAGCTTCCCAAATTTCGCATCTCACTGGTAGAGGCTCCTACAAGATCTCTGACAAGTCAAAATCTTTTAAACAAATCCACGGGACGGAAAATTTGCAAATTCAACGCTAAACATGTAAAGCAACATCAAAATAATGCATTTGCTACACGATGGAAAATGACACCTTGATATAATAAAAATTCAAAGAAAAAAAGACCAATACCTGCACCATCAGTCTTCCCAAGAAAGCAGGTTCTCTCACTGCATTGTTTCTTGAGCTTCTCAGATGATGAACCAAGCCATGATTTAAGCATATTCCCTTGTTGTGCTTCACTAAAAAATAAAAACCGTAAGGACATAAGCATTCATAAAATCAGGTAAGCAGCAGGGAAAGAAGAACATGAAGTGCAATTATCATTTTAGCAGAAAATGTATGAGCATTGCAACCTGGAGATAGTATATGAACTGAGACGTACTCGGGCAAGCTATCATAAGGGTGGTGGAAGAAGCAAATGTTATTGACTTACTGTATCAATGTGCTGGAAAGAAACCATTTAATATTACTTATCTTAAAACCAATACTACACGAGAGTACCTTCAGAAAACAATGTGACATAAACACACCTTTTTGGTGTTCTTCTAATGCACAACAACACGCACTTAGAAGCATTGTTAGAGAAAAAGGTTGTTACATAAACAATGCAGCAATATGTATGTATACCATGCCCAAAAGGGTGTTAAGAAATTGAATAGTTAGAAGATACCTCCGCGACCTAAATCTGCATGCTCAAGCTTTGACATTTTTAGTCCAACTCCCCGCACTTCCTTCACATCTAGAATATGGCCTTATAGAACTTAGTATTCAACAAAGTAACCGCAGAAAAGAGGCTACTTGAACAGACTTATATGGCAGTCTACAGCGGTGTATATAAGATATGAGAACAATTTAT
This sequence is a window from Aegilops tauschii subsp. strangulata cultivar AL8/78 chromosome 7, Aet v6.0, whole genome shotgun sequence. Protein-coding genes within it:
- the LOC141027381 gene encoding uncharacterized protein; its protein translation is MAAQMLRRWNSFYGAFDPLDAAIEAADPDQFSRHVFQRARGDLLVGLCNAADEDQAERICGILDDLMAESLETLRVVPSTPGVPIPTKLAESVRALREHDSERVRLLARGIVSGWEASVQEDVAEVTAAMPMKKKVENVPQPKATVGQQQQQQQRGSADPDAETKRPPKIVSEPLPKKMAEIIKKASDPAAGFVDGDRARLCSEEKMEAAKRKLRQGYQEAAGAKRRRKTQLVQAPKMMQPIRRCTSSMVKKTFAVRTQLHVCSSGQEDS